One Indicator indicator isolate 239-I01 chromosome Z, UM_Iind_1.1, whole genome shotgun sequence genomic window carries:
- the CCNO gene encoding cyclin-O gives MVSGGSEHQCRADCPGSCLRWPRAAAPVLAASREQLQAFREYGESWYLSVKELESRFPPREPLAQQPQVTAKRRCKLVGWLRLLNEYLSLSFETFCQAINILDRFLVTTPVATDCFQLLGLTALFIASKQVEVQPPTMEELLAHCSGAFSRQQLRNLECIVLRRLNFDLAAPTLSFFLEYFNLVRLEAPRADAREAADARSLAVGIAGLSLADYAFIDYAPSLLAAGSLGLADRLLQHRRPANLEVSGYPEELLQDCMAQLHLLVSLNEDSLSALLPWEVARKCSWRHGSR, from the exons ATGGTGTCGGGAGGTAGCGAGcaccagtgcagagctgacTGCCCCGGCAGCTGCCTGCGGTGGCCGAGGGCGGCGGCGCCGGTCTTGGCGGCGAGCCGAGAACAGCTGCAGGCGTTCCGCGAGTACGGGGAGAGTTGGTACCTCTCCGTCAAGGAGCTGGAGAGCCGCTTCCCGCCACGAGAGCCGCTCGCCCAGCAGCCGCAG GTGACGGCGAAGAGGCGCTGCAAGCTGGTCGGCTGGCTCCGCCTCCTGAACGAGTACTTGAGCCTCTCTTTCGAGACCTTCTGCCAAGCCATCAACATCCTCGACCGCTTCCTCGTCACCACTCCCGTTGCCACTGACTGCTTCCAGCTTCTGGGGCTGACTGCGCTGTTCATTGCTAGCAAACAG GTGGAGGTGCAGCCTCCCACGATGGAGGAGCTCCTCGCCCACTGCAGCGGCGCGTTCAGCCGCCAGCAGCTCCGCAATTTAGAGTGTATCGTCCTACGCCGCCTGAACTTCGACCTGGCGGCGCCCACCCTCAGCTTCTTTCTGGAGTACTTCAACCTAGTGCGGCTGGAGGCTCCGCGGGCTGACGCCCGGGAGGCGGCGGATGCCCGGAGCCTAGCCGTGGGGATCGCGGGGCTCAGCCTGGCCGACTACGCCTTCATCGATTACGCGCCTTCCCTTCTGGCTGcgggcagcctggggctggcggACCGGCTGCTGCAGCACCGCAGACCTGCGAACCTGGAGGTCAGCGGCTACCCGGAGGAGCTCCTGCAGGACTGCATGGCCCAGCTGCATCTCCTGGTGTCACTAAACGAAGACTCTCTGTCCGCTctcctgccctgggaggtggctCGGAAGTGCTCCTGGCGGCACGGCAGCCGCTGA
- the LOC128979326 gene encoding ATP-dependent RNA helicase DHX29-like: MVGVSCTQEAGLESSMQGTREARWKTRGSGLSTADRLTEAGCGGSRRGSAAASGVQGRSRAQGGREGPHHPPVGPCCLFGEAGGWTLDPVGADAAESPAAAALFHPSTTAPVPTSAPALAPPGTLRAALGAALREYVPVQPGSGTSLAPYYVRYSSRTQQAVFYMNPYKINLELILELLAYLDRSPQFKNIEGAVLIFLPGLAHIQQLYDLISTDRRFNLRDRHRLIALHSVLSTQDQAAAFAIPPLGVRKIVLATNIAETGITIPDVVFVIDTGRTKENRYHESSQMSSLEETFVSKASALQRQGRAGRVRDGFCFRMYTRERFESFMEYSVPEILRVPLEELCLHIMKCSLGSPEDFLSRALDPPQQQVIGNAMNLLRKIGACLLNEPKLTPLGQHLAALPVNVKIGKMLIFGAIFGCLDPVATLAAVMTEKSPFTTPIGRKDEADLAKSSLAMAVSDHITIYNAYLGWKRARQEGGYRTEMTYCRRNFLNRTSLLTLEDVKQELIRVVRAAGFTAPTMQFGLDGNGTTQSLSLHEIALLKAVLTAGLYDNVGKIIYMKSVDITEKLACMVETAQGKAQVHPSSVNRDLQTHGWLLYQEKYLMVLKSIKMSQLSTEEKRVNIVNKCVHDETGSYEWWNEGCIGG, encoded by the exons ATGGTGGGGGTGTCATGCACGCAGGAGGCAGGGTTAGAGAGCTCGATGCAGGGCACCAGAGAGGCGCGTTGGAAGACTCGAGGATCAGGGCTCTCTACCGCGGACAGACTCACCGAGGCAGGGTGCGGCGGGAGCCGACGGGGCAGCGCTGCGGCGAGCGGGGTGCAGGGGCGCTCGCGAGCTCAGGGCGGCCGGGAGGGTCCCCACCACCCTCCCGTCGGGCCGTGCTGCCTTTTTGGCGAGGCGGGCGGGTGGACCCTGGACCCTGTTGGGGCAGATGCTGCTGAAAGCCCGGCGGCGGCCGCCCTGTTCCATCCTTCCACCACGGCACCTGTACCAACCTCGGCCCCGGCGCTGGCTCCGCCGGGCACCCTCCGCGCTGCACTCGGCGCCGCCCTGAGA GAGTATGTCCCAGTCCAGCCTGGATCTGGTACCAGTTTGGCTCCTTATTATGTGAGGTATAGCAGCCGCACACAGCAAGCTGTCTTCTATATGAACCCTTACAAGATCAACCTTGAACTTATTTTGGAGTTGCTTGCATATTTAG ATAGaagtccccagttcaagaacaTTGAGGGTGCTGTACTGATCTTTTTACCAGGCCTTGCCCATATCCAACAGCTGTATGATCTCATTTCAACTGATAGAAGATTTAACTTGCGTGACAG GCACAGGCTGATAGCATTGCATTCTGTTCTTTCAACTCAAGATCAAGCAGCTGCATTTGCAATACCTCCTCTTGGTGTCAGAAAG ATTGTCCTGGCCACCAATATAGCAGAGACAGGTATCACAATACCAGATGTTGTCTTTGTAATTGATACTgggagaacaaaagaaaatag GTATCATGAAAGTAGTCAGATGAGTtctctggaagagacctttgttAGTAAAGCTAGTGCTCTGCAGCGACAAGGAAGAGCTGGCCGTGTTAGGGATGGATTCTGCTTCCGAATGTACACAAGAGAAAG GTTTGAAAGTTTCATGGAATATTCTGTGCCAGAAATACTGCGTGTGCCTCTGGAAGAATTATGCCTTCATATTATG AAATGCAGTCTTGGCTCCCCTGAAGATTTCCTCTCTAGAGCCTTAgacccaccacagcagcaagTAATTGGTAATGCAATGAACCTGTTGAGGAAGATTGGGGCTTGTCTGTTAAATGAGCCCAAGCTGACTCCATTGGGCCAGCACCTTGCAGCCCTTCCTGTCAATGTAAAGATTGGCAAAATGCTTATATTTGGCGCTATATTTGGCTGCTTGGATCCTGTG GCAACTCTGGCTGCAGTTATGACAGAAAAATCCCCATTTACTACACCAATTGGTCGAAAAGATGAAGCAGATCTTGCAAAGTCATCACTTGCAATGGCAGTTTCAGACCATATAACAATCTACAATGCTTACTTGGG GTGGAAAAGGGCTCGACAAGAAGGGGGATATCGTACTGAAATGACTTATTGCAGAAGAAATTTTCTTAATAGGACTTCACTGTTAACTCTGGAG GATGTGAAGCAAGAACTCATAAGGGTGGTCAGAGCAGCAGGGTTCACAGCACCTACAATGCAATTTGGATTGGATGGAAATGGAACCACACAATCCCTTTCTCTCCATGAAATAGCTCTTCTTAAAGCCGTGTTGACTGCAGGGCTTTATGACAACGTtggaaaaataatatatatgaAATCTGTGGATATTACAGAGAAGCTGGCTTGCATGGTAGAAACTGCTCAGGGTAAAGCACAAGTGCATCCTTCCTCTGTAAACCGAGACTTACAAACACACGGATGGCTTCTTTACCAGGAGAAA TATCTAATGGTCCTGAAGTCCATAAAAATGAGTCAACTGAGTACTGAAGAAAAAAGGGTGAACATCGTGAACAAGTGTGTTCATGATGAAACTGGTAGCTACGAATG GTGGAATGAGGGGTGCATTGGGGGATAG
- the LOC128979327 gene encoding multicilin-like, producing MGWGGGGALGSRALSRWQTLMLSQCADGAALPPPPLHSPPPPPAAPAGTWGGNERQEPQEETAGVDTMLREVSEKHRAALRSLGTSSGAGLGGSPSGSPTAERPRLAPSLHGAFRGLHTVRAAPRSGGEELEGPGSLRAALGEAGSIRTLAFPQGSAFTVRTAAGGYRFRWVPS from the exons ATGGGATGGGGTGGTGGAGGAG CCCTCGGAAGTCGTGCTCTCTCCCGCTGGCAGACGCTGATGCTGTCGCAGTGTGCCGACGGGgctgcccttcctcctcctcctcttcattctccacctcctcctcccgccGCTCCGGCCGGGACCTGGGGCGGGAACGAGCGACAGGAGCCGCAGGAGGAGACGGCGGGCGTGGACACCATGCTGCGTGAAGTATCGGAGAAGCACCGCGCTGCTCTGCGAAGCCTGGGGACCAGTTCGGGAGCCGGCCTTGGAGGGAGCCCGTCTGGAAGCCCCACAGCCGAGCGCCCGCGGCTGGCCCCGAGCCTGCACGGCGCCTTCCGCGGGCTGCATACGGTCCGCGCCGCTCCGCGCTCCGGCGGCGAGGAGCTGGAGGGACCCGGCAGCCTGCGGGCTGCGCTGGGGGAGGCGGGTAGCATCCGCACCCTGGCCTTCCCGCAAGGCAGCGCCTTCACAGTCCGCACGGCCGCCGGCGGGTACCGCTTCCGCTGGGTGCCAAGCTAA